The genomic interval CGGGCCGGGGGCGGTCCGGAGTTGCTGGCCGCGGCGAAGGCGGCCGTCGACCGGCTCGGCGAGACGGCGGCCAACAAGCTGCTGCGCGGGTACCACCTGGTCGCCACGGCCGACTTCGAGGTGCTGGACGGGCGGCCTGAGGACGCCGTGCGCACGCTGGCCGGCGTCGAGGCCTCGCTGCTGCCGATGGACGCGCCGCTGATCACGTACGAGGCGGCCCGGGTCCGCGCCCGTGCGCTGCTCGCGCTCAACCAGCCCGGACCGGCCGCGCTGCAAGCGTCCATGGCCCGCACGATCGCCGCCGACCAGCAGTGGCCGCAGCGGGTGCGGTGGGTGGACGAGGAGTTCCCCGAGGCCCGCCCCGAGCTGCCCAGCCCGGCGCCGCTGGTCACCACGGGTGGACGGCACGCCGCCGAGGGCGGGGCGGCCGTCCTCTACCGCCGCCGGCTGGAGGCGCTGCAGCAGGTCAGCATGGCCTCGGCGACCCTGCTCGAGCCGCGTGAGCTGGCTCGGGTGGCCCTCGACGAGACCCTGCGCTTCCTCGGCGCCGAGCGGGCCTTCCTGTTCCTGCTCGACCGCGACCTCAACCAGCTCGTCCCGCATGTCGGCCGCGACGGCGCCAGCCACGACATCCGGCACCTCACCGGGTACAGCGCCACGCTGGTCGAGCGGGTGCGGGAATCGGGTGAGCCGCTGGTGGTGACCGGCACCGAGGAGGGTGTCGCGCTCGGCTCGCACAGCATGCAGGCGCACGGGCTGCGCAGCATCATGATCGCGCCGCTGAAGTTCGACGGGCAGCTGCGCGGCGTGGTCTACCTGGACAGCCGGGTCGCCAAGGGCGTGTTCACCGACGACGACGTGGCGATCCTGAAGGCGATCACCAACCACATCGCGGTGTCGCTCGAGACCGCCCGGGCGGCCCAGCTCGAGGTGGCGGTGCAGACGGCCAGCCGGCAGCGCGACGTGGCCGAGACCCTGCGCGCGGCGATGGCCGACCAGAGTTCGTCGCTCGACCCCGACGAGGTGATGCGGCGCCTGCTCAGCAGCCTGACCCGTACGGTCGGGGGCAGCTCGGCGGTGCTGCTGACCCGGACGGAGGTTGACGGGCTGGTGGTGGCGGCGTCGCACGGCAACGGGGCGCCGGTGGGCGAGCGGTTCTCGGTGCCGTCCGACCTGCTCGGGCTGACCGGGCCGCGCACCCGCACGACGGCCCACGGCGCCGAGTCGGTCGACGCGCTGCTCGGGAAGCCGCGCAGCTGGTGGGCGATCCCGGTGGCGGTCCGCGGCGAGCCGTTCGGCATCCTGCTCGTCGGTTCGGCCCGCGACGAGCCCATCACCGAGGCGCAGGCGCAGATAGCGGCCACGATCGCCGGCCAGGGCATGACCGCGTACGAGAATGCCCGCCTGTTCAGCCAGGTGCGGCGGCTGGCGACGATCGACGGGCTGACCGGCCTCTACAACCGCGGTCACTTCTTCACCGAGGCCGACCGCGAGGTCCGGCTGGCCCGCATGCACCGCACGCCGATCGCCGCGGTGATGGTCGACATCGATCATTTCAAGAGCATCAACGACACGTACGGGCATCCGGTCGGCGACGAGGTGATCCGCGTGGTGGCCGACCGGCTGCGCCAGGCGCTCGGCGCCGGGGACGTGCTCGGGCGGTACGGCGGCGAGGAGTTCGCGCTGGTCGTCCCGCAGGACACGCACGCCGCGGCCGAGGTGGCGGCGCGGCTGCATCGGGTCGTGTCGGGTGAGCCGGTGCAGACCGCCGCGGGCCTGCTGCCGGTCACGATCAGCGTCGGCCTGGCGAGCGGCAGCGGCGACGCCCTGGACCTGCAGTTGCTGCTGACCCGGGCCGATCACGCGCTCTACGAGGCCAAACAGAGCGGCCGCAACCGGGTCTGCGTCGCCCCCTGAGAGCCCGTTGAACAACGTGCTCGGTCAGCCGGGAGTGCCGGCCGTCCTCGCCTTTCCCCGGCGTCGCGCCGACCGGCGGCTACGCCACCGGTATGTCCCTGCGGCGCAGCCCCGCGAGGCCGGCCGCGCCGAGGGCCACGGCGATGCCGGCGAGCCACAGCATCGGGGTCATGGCGAAGTCGCTGCCGGGCAGCTTGGGCACGTGCGCGAACGGGTTCGCATCGATCACCCACTGGCTCAGGCCGAACAGGGCGCCCAGCATGAAGAGCAGGGCCGACACGATGAGCGCGGCCCAGCTCAGCGCGCTGAGCCGCGGCGCCAGACCGATCAGCGCCACCCCCAACCCGGCCAGCACCCAGGCGGCCGGCGCCTGCACCAGCGCGGCACCGAGCACCCGGCCGAACTCACCGCCGACGTCGTGGACCTGCGCGCCGTAGGAGAGACCGCCTGCGACGCCCGCGGCCGCCAGCAACAGGGTGGTCCCGACCAGGGTGAACACCAGGTGACTGGCCGCCCACCGCAGCCGCCCGACCGGGGTGGCCAGCAACGCCTCGACCCGGCCGCTGCTCTCCTCCTGGCGCAAACGCAACGCCGACTGGACTGTGTAGGCGGCGGTCACCAGGCCGATGATCCCGAAGATCGCGGTCAGGAACGCGTCCGCGATGCCCTTGCTGCCGCCCATCCGGGTCAGGACGTCAGTCATCTCCTGGTTCGGCGACTCGAGGTCGCCGATGCCGGCGGCTGCACCGCCCAGGACCGCCCCGGTCAGCGCCGTCGCGACGAGCCAGCCGAGGAGCAGGCCCCGATGCAGCCGCCAGGCGAGCGCGAACGGGTTGCTCAGCGACGGAACCGCCTCGGCCGGGCCGAGCCGTTCGGCCAGCAGACCGGCACCGACGTCCCGGCGGGCGACGAGGGCGTAGGCCACCGTCGTGAAGAGAACCGCGAAGGCGGCGAACAGGACCGCGATCCACCATCGTTCACCGGCGTAGGGGCGCAGGTGCAGCGCCCAGCCGAGGGGCGACACCCACGTCAGCTCGGTCGGCCCGGTGTCGCCGACGGCGCGCAACAGGTAGGCGCCGCCGAGCACGGCTCCGGCGATGCCGATGGCCGCCCGCGCACCCTGGGTGAGCTGGGCCGTGGTGGCTGCCAAGGCGGCAAACAGGAGGCCGACGAGGGTGGTCGCGAAGCCGAAAGCCATCGCTCCGGCGGTCGCCAGCCCGGTCGACATCAGACCGAGGGCGGCCAGCACGCCGATGACGATGTCGGCGAGGCCCGCCACAGCCAGCGCGGCGGTGAGCGGCGCGTAGCGGCCCACCACGGTGGAGCCGATCAGCTCGAGGCGGCCGGTCTCCTCCTCGGTGCGGGTGTGCCGCACGACGGTGAGCAGGCTCATCAGCGCCACGAGGACAAACTCGGTGACGCCGATCTTCCACGCGGTGAGAGCACCGATGTTGTTGGCGAAAAGCGGGCCGCTCACCGCGACCAGCGAGGGATTGGCGAGGACGCCGCTCACCGCGTCGAGATCGGACTGTTTCGGATAGAGCTTGAAGTAGTTCGCCGCGGTCGCCATCGGCATCACGGCGAGTCCGAGGACCCACACGGTCAGCCGCACGCGATCGAGCCGTAGGGCCAGCCCGATCAGGGCACGTGTGCCGGTCAGCGCATTCATCGCGTGGCCCCCGCCGGCTGCCCGCCACGGTCGTAGTGGCGCAGGAACAGCTCCTCCAGGGTCGGCGGCTGGCTGGTCAGGGTGCGGACCCCGACCGCGGTGAGCTCGCGCAGCACCACGTCGAGCTCGGTGGTGTCGACGTCGAAGCGCACCGTGCCGTTGCGGTGCTGCAGGTCGTGAACGCCGGGCAGGTTCTCCAGGCCGGCCGCCGGGCCGGCCAGGCTGACCTCGATCGACGTACGGGTCAGGTGCCGCATCTCGGCGAGCGTGCCGGTCTCGACGACCCGCCCGTCACGGATGATGGTGACCCGGTCGCAGAGCGCCTCGACCTCGGCGAGGATGTGGCTGGACAGCAGGACCGTCTTGCCGTCCTGCCGCAGCTGTTCGCGGACGACCTGGCGGAAGACCTCTTCCATGAGCGGGTCGAGGCCGGAGGTGGGCTCGTCGAGCACGAGCAGCTCGACGTCCGACGCGAGCGCGGCGACCAGTGCGACCTTCTGCCGGTTGCCCTTGGAGTAGGTGCGGCTCTTCTTGCGGGGGTCGAGGTCGAAGCGCTCGAGCAGCTCGGCTCGGCGCTGCTTGTTCAGCCCGCCGCGGAGCCGGCCGAGCAGGTCGATGACCTCGCCGCCGGTGAGGTTGGGCCACAGCGTGACGTCACCGGGCACGTAGGCAAGCCGGCGGTGCAGCGTCGCCGTGTCGCGCCACGGGTCGCCGCCGAGCAGCTGCGCGGAGCCGGAGTCGGCGCGCAGCTGGCCGAGCAGGACCCGGATGGTGGTGGACTTCCCAGCGCCGTTGGGGCCGAGGTAGCCGTGCACTTCCCCGGTCTGCACGGTCAGGTCGAGCCCATCCAGGGCGCGGGTGCGCCCGAACGTCTTGACCAGTGCGTCTGTTCGGATCGCCTCGGTCATGATTCATGCTCCTTCGGCCGCGGTTCGGTCGCCGCGGTGGCCGGTGGGTTCGCTGCTCGCAACGAGTCCTTCATGTCCCGAACCTTCTGGGTGAGTTCAGGGTCGAGCAGTGGGTTGAGGTAGAAGTCGACCAGGGCGCCGGACATGCGGAGGTGTCCCTCGGTGGTCAACATGTCGATGCCGAGCGCTCGTGACACGTGCTCGTGCATCGCGAAGAGGCCGGACTGCATGCCGACGAGCACCGCGGCGAAGGCCCGCCGGTCGTCGGTGACGCCGGGCGACATCTTCTCCACCCACTGCTCGGTCTGGGCGACCATCTGGTCGAACAGAGCGGCGGCGGCTGTCGAGCCGTCGAGCAGGGCGCGAGTGAGGTACTTGTACAGCTGCAGGACGGTGGGGTGGACCGACGGCAGGAAGGTCGGGCTGGTGAACTTGTCCTCGAAGATCAGCTCTTCCTTGATCCTTATCAGCCGGTCCAGCGCGTAGGCGTCACACACCTCACGCAGCGCCTCCTTGGATCCGAAATGATGCCGCAGCAGGCCGGGCGACACGCCGGCCTCCCGGGCGATGTCGCGAACGGTCGTGTTGCCGAAGCCGCCGTCCGCGAACAGGCGGATCGCCGCGTCTCTGATCCGTGCCCGAGCTGTCAGGTCCTCGAACGCCGGATCTCCCGCGGGGCGCGCCATCGCCAACACCTCCATATACGTCTGTATGGCCTGCTACTCATACCAATAGCGAACTATACGCTTGTGTAGCGCGCTGGCAAGACCGGGTTCCCCCCTCGTCGCCGGGTGATCCCGTGGCATCTCGTCCGGGACCGATCGGGCGCCCGGCACCCCGGGTCGACTCGGCCCGGCAGGCGGGTCAGGAGGTTCCGCCTGCGGGTAGTCGAGCGAACATTCTCGTGGATCAATCGCTGCCGGCGAACCGCCCGTGACTACGAGCGACGGTCAGAGCGTCCGCCGGCAGCCCAGGGGAACGACCCGTGCGTCCGCGGGCGCGTGGGTGTGCACCCTGCCGGCGGCCCCAGCGCCGGATCAGGTGGCCGGGGCGCCGAACCAGCGGAGCAGGCGCCGGTCGAGGTCCGCCTGGTCGTCGCCGAGCCAGGCCACGTGACCGTCGGGGCGTAACAGGACGGCGGGAAAGTCCACGGGTGCGGCAGGGTCCGCCAAGTAGTCGACCCGACCCGACCAGCCGGCCGCGGTCAGCTTTCCCGTGCGGTCGAGCAGCAGGCCGCGGCCGCCGCCCAGGTGGGAGTAGAGGGTGCCCGGCGAGAGGTCGAGGTCGCGCAGGCGACGGCCCAGCAGATCGGGGCCGGGACCGAAGTCGTACCGCAGGTCGATCCCGGCGATCTTCCCGATCAGGCGGCGGTTGACCTCGGCGATCCCCATGAGCTCGGTGAGCAGCCGGCGAACGGCTCGCGCGCCCGGGGTGGGGGCCTGCAGCTCCATCTGGGCCCCCGTGTTGTCGAGCACGTCGGCGGCGACCGGGCGGCGCTCGGCCTCGTACGTGTCGAGCAGCCCTTCCGAAGCCCAGCCCCGAACCTGCGCGGCCAGCTTCCAGCCCAGGTTGACGGCGTCCTGCACGCCCAGGTTGAGGCCCTGCCCGCCCAGCGGCGGGTGCATGTGGGCCGCGTCGCCGGCCAGCAGCACCCGGCCGGTCCGGTAGCGCTCGGCCAGCCGGGTGGCGTCGCCGAAACGGGACAGCCAGCGCGGTGACCGTGCGCCCAAGTCGCTGCCGGCGACCGTACGAAGTTCCCGTCGCAGGTCGTCGAGGGTGGGCGGCCGGTCGCTGAGCCCGGCCGTCGGCACCACGACCTGATAGGCCCCGGCCCCGGCCGGTCTGAAGTGGCAGCGCGGGTCGGCCACGGCGGCTGGTGGCCCGTCCAGCTCCACCTCGCCCATGATCCACTGGTTGCGGGCGGGTTCGCCGGGGAAACCGACGCCGAGCAGCTTGCGGACGGTGCTGCGGGCGCCGTCGCAGCCGACAACGTAGCGGGCACGCACCTGCCGAGCGTCGGACAGCGAGACGGTCACCCCGTCGTCGTCCTGTTCGAGGCCGGTCACCGCACTCCCCCGCCGGACCTCGGCGCCCAGGCCGATCGCGTGTTCGGTCAGCAGGCGGACGGCGACCGGCTGCGGGATGCCCAGGATGTAGGGCAGCGAGGTGTCGAGGTCCTGGGGCGCGGGCTGAGGAATCGCGGCGAAGAAGCCGCCGGACGGTCGCTGCCGGCCGTGGGGAAGCAGGCGGTCGAGCAGTCCCCGCATGGCCATCAGCTCGAGGCTGCGGATGTGGAAGCCGACGATGCGGACCTCCGGCGACGGCGCGGCATCGCGTTCGAGGACGAGCACGCGTACGTCGTGCAGCCGCAGCTCGGCGGCGAGCATGGCGCCGGTCGGACCGCAGCCGGCAATGATCACGTCGAACATGGGTGGTGCCTTTCGGGAGTCTGAGGCGCTCCCGGCGACACCTGCGTCAGTCGCCCGGCCGTGACGGGACGGGGAGCACCCACGGCGAATCAACGGTCACGGGTCTCACCTCCTCGGGCGGGGTCACAGTGCCGGCCAACCTACTCTTTCCCGTACGCGGCGAGCAAGCGCTGGGCGGCCTGGGCCGGTGTGAGAGTGCCGTCGAGAACCTGACCCCGTACGGAATCGGCGGTTGACCGGACGGCGGGGTCGGTGGTGAAACGGCTCAGCACGCCCTCGCGGGCCATCGCCCACATCCAGTCGAGCTGCTGGTGACGGCGGCGCTCGGCCACGTCGGTCTTCGCCCGGTGCGCGGTCACCTGCGCCCACACCTCGTCGACACCCGTGCCCTCCAGGGCGCTGCAGGTCAGCACCGGCGTGGTCCAGTCGTCGCCCGTACGGAGAAGGCGCAACGCTCCGGAGAGCTCGCGCGCGGCCCGTTTCGCGTCGTCGGCGTGCGGGCCGTCGGCCTTGTTGATGGCGATCACGTCGGCCAGCTCGAGGATGCCCTTCTTGATGCCCTGCAGCTGATCGCCGGTGCGGGCCAGGGCCAGCAGGAGGAACGTGTCGACCATGTCGGCCACCGCGGTCTCGGACTGTCCGACCCCGACGGTCTCGACGATCACCACGTCGTAACCGGCCGCCTCGACGACGACGATCGCCTCTCGGGTGGCCTTGGCGACGCCGCCCAGGGTGCCCGCCGTCG from Paractinoplanes brasiliensis carries:
- a CDS encoding FAD-dependent monooxygenase, encoding MFDVIIAGCGPTGAMLAAELRLHDVRVLVLERDAAPSPEVRIVGFHIRSLELMAMRGLLDRLLPHGRQRPSGGFFAAIPQPAPQDLDTSLPYILGIPQPVAVRLLTEHAIGLGAEVRRGSAVTGLEQDDDGVTVSLSDARQVRARYVVGCDGARSTVRKLLGVGFPGEPARNQWIMGEVELDGPPAAVADPRCHFRPAGAGAYQVVVPTAGLSDRPPTLDDLRRELRTVAGSDLGARSPRWLSRFGDATRLAERYRTGRVLLAGDAAHMHPPLGGQGLNLGVQDAVNLGWKLAAQVRGWASEGLLDTYEAERRPVAADVLDNTGAQMELQAPTPGARAVRRLLTELMGIAEVNRRLIGKIAGIDLRYDFGPGPDLLGRRLRDLDLSPGTLYSHLGGGRGLLLDRTGKLTAAGWSGRVDYLADPAAPVDFPAVLLRPDGHVAWLGDDQADLDRRLLRWFGAPAT
- a CDS encoding TetR/AcrR family transcriptional regulator yields the protein MARPAGDPAFEDLTARARIRDAAIRLFADGGFGNTTVRDIAREAGVSPGLLRHHFGSKEALREVCDAYALDRLIRIKEELIFEDKFTSPTFLPSVHPTVLQLYKYLTRALLDGSTAAAALFDQMVAQTEQWVEKMSPGVTDDRRAFAAVLVGMQSGLFAMHEHVSRALGIDMLTTEGHLRMSGALVDFYLNPLLDPELTQKVRDMKDSLRAANPPATAATEPRPKEHES
- a CDS encoding ABC transporter permease; translation: MNALTGTRALIGLALRLDRVRLTVWVLGLAVMPMATAANYFKLYPKQSDLDAVSGVLANPSLVAVSGPLFANNIGALTAWKIGVTEFVLVALMSLLTVVRHTRTEEETGRLELIGSTVVGRYAPLTAALAVAGLADIVIGVLAALGLMSTGLATAGAMAFGFATTLVGLLFAALAATTAQLTQGARAAIGIAGAVLGGAYLLRAVGDTGPTELTWVSPLGWALHLRPYAGERWWIAVLFAAFAVLFTTVAYALVARRDVGAGLLAERLGPAEAVPSLSNPFALAWRLHRGLLLGWLVATALTGAVLGGAAAGIGDLESPNQEMTDVLTRMGGSKGIADAFLTAIFGIIGLVTAAYTVQSALRLRQEESSGRVEALLATPVGRLRWAASHLVFTLVGTTLLLAAAGVAGGLSYGAQVHDVGGEFGRVLGAALVQAPAAWVLAGLGVALIGLAPRLSALSWAALIVSALLFMLGALFGLSQWVIDANPFAHVPKLPGSDFAMTPMLWLAGIAVALGAAGLAGLRRRDIPVA
- a CDS encoding ABC transporter ATP-binding protein gives rise to the protein MTEAIRTDALVKTFGRTRALDGLDLTVQTGEVHGYLGPNGAGKSTTIRVLLGQLRADSGSAQLLGGDPWRDTATLHRRLAYVPGDVTLWPNLTGGEVIDLLGRLRGGLNKQRRAELLERFDLDPRKKSRTYSKGNRQKVALVAALASDVELLVLDEPTSGLDPLMEEVFRQVVREQLRQDGKTVLLSSHILAEVEALCDRVTIIRDGRVVETGTLAEMRHLTRTSIEVSLAGPAAGLENLPGVHDLQHRNGTVRFDVDTTELDVVLRELTAVGVRTLTSQPPTLEELFLRHYDRGGQPAGATR
- the meaB gene encoding methylmalonyl Co-A mutase-associated GTPase MeaB, encoding MADGVRARTPAWVARAITLVESTRRDHQELAQQLLTTLSPYAGKSHRLGISGVPGAGKSTFIDALGSTLTSAGHRVAVLAVDPSSSRSRGSILGDKTRMARLAADPDAYVRPSPTAGTLGGVAKATREAIVVVEAAGYDVVIVETVGVGQSETAVADMVDTFLLLALARTGDQLQGIKKGILELADVIAINKADGPHADDAKRAARELSGALRLLRTGDDWTTPVLTCSALEGTGVDEVWAQVTAHRAKTDVAERRRHQQLDWMWAMAREGVLSRFTTDPAVRSTADSVRGQVLDGTLTPAQAAQRLLAAYGKE